In one Sporomusa sphaeroides DSM 2875 genomic region, the following are encoded:
- a CDS encoding zinc dependent phospholipase C family protein, with the protein MPQPLTHFFVASDGTQRVFPDLWNEYSNVIALGSFGPDLFYVKDLISNRILNMSMSNEWEALSDAFHRCNSFTLFTWLLNNIKSRHNDNYSEQRLLKAFAYGYYSHVVTDCLIHPFVYRTTQDHWTLHSPESNYKAHKELETQIDNILLLRKTDYKLSRFDPVFGLQDKDDNDKLHMTLAILLNEGIKASYSQDIDWDYYFGRYNINSDNHPIHDAYKDYEAEINFTKQGIKLIRKNINGFITGNIQITESDSPHIFNSERKRWFASSSNDQLNFSVDDLYEMAVTTTSDVITASERFFSSCSENSMDFFLNEETITAYLKNDFNLDTGLPSSNNQNQSLLSQDANTRYAFGVEQLHQLYSMG; encoded by the coding sequence ATGCCACAACCTTTGACGCACTTTTTTGTTGCTAGTGATGGCACTCAAAGAGTTTTTCCAGATTTATGGAATGAGTATTCCAATGTTATTGCGCTAGGTTCATTTGGTCCCGATTTATTTTATGTCAAAGACTTAATATCCAACCGTATCTTGAATATGTCTATGTCGAACGAATGGGAGGCATTATCAGATGCATTTCATCGTTGCAACTCTTTTACCCTGTTTACATGGCTACTTAATAATATTAAATCTCGTCACAACGATAATTATAGCGAACAAAGGTTGTTAAAAGCGTTTGCCTACGGATACTATTCTCATGTTGTTACAGATTGCCTTATTCATCCTTTTGTATATAGAACAACTCAGGATCATTGGACACTTCATAGCCCAGAATCTAATTATAAAGCCCACAAAGAGTTGGAAACTCAAATTGATAATATCCTTTTGCTAAGAAAAACTGATTATAAATTATCTCGCTTTGACCCTGTCTTTGGATTGCAGGACAAGGATGATAACGACAAGTTGCACATGACCCTCGCAATCTTGCTAAACGAAGGAATCAAAGCATCGTACAGTCAAGACATTGACTGGGATTATTATTTTGGTCGATACAATATTAATTCTGATAATCATCCAATACATGATGCATATAAAGATTATGAAGCAGAAATCAATTTTACGAAACAAGGAATTAAACTTATCAGGAAAAATATTAATGGATTTATAACAGGCAATATACAGATTACCGAAAGTGATTCTCCTCATATCTTTAATAGCGAACGAAAAAGATGGTTTGCCTCGTCCTCAAATGACCAACTGAACTTTAGCGTAGATGATCTTTACGAGATGGCCGTCACCACAACGTCTGACGTAATAACGGCGTCGGAAAGGTTCTTTTCATCTTGCTCTGAAAATTCCATGGATTTTTTTCTGAACGAAGAGACTATTACCGCCTATCTTAAAAATGACTTCAATTTAGATACCGGACTTCCATCCAGTAACAATCAAAATCAATCGTTGCTTTCCCAAGACGCTAATACTCGTTATGCATTTGGCGTAGAGCAATTACACCAGTTATATTCAATGGGTTAA
- a CDS encoding helix-turn-helix domain-containing protein, producing MKRQYTHIKIMEPEIIAMREQGKTRQEIADALGLTKVQIKNWVRRYNKEPEFFISKKQGRPRTSPFTKQREMDLRIKELEREVDLYRSFLQAAGRV from the coding sequence ATGAAAAGGCAATATACGCACATCAAAATAATGGAACCAGAGATAATCGCCATGCGTGAGCAAGGCAAAACACGCCAGGAAATAGCAGATGCACTGGGACTCACAAAGGTACAAATCAAAAATTGGGTACGGCGTTATAACAAGGAACCGGAATTTTTCATATCTAAAAAGCAAGGAAGACCGCGCACATCACCATTCACAAAACAGCGTGAAATGGATCTGCGCATTAAAGAATTGGAACGGGAAGTGGATTTGTATCGATCTTTTCTTCAAGCTGCTGGAAGGGTGTGA
- a CDS encoding IS3 family transposase, translating into MNAKIKYAAMEANKEKYPVTFMCRFFEVSRSGYYAWRKRRDRLDRDMPMSKLIAQCQQETKETYGYRRVRLWLLQKHCLVVNHKAVLRVMRKYGLLSSIRRPRPLYQRQQRMNIYENKLNRDFHADRPNQKWVTDISYIHTGEGTLYLSAIKDLYDDFIVAYDMGTIQDNALVYRTIQKAKKEVADGLILHSDQGFQYTSHGYLNLTKQYGILPSMSRAATPLDNAPAENFFGILKTECIYRQKIQTIHQARHLIDQYIHFYNFERIKTKNGHTPFQIRSGGRVILSYPTTGRFLPVYFHGSGLL; encoded by the coding sequence GTGAATGCAAAAATCAAATATGCAGCGATGGAAGCAAACAAAGAGAAGTATCCGGTTACGTTTATGTGCAGGTTCTTCGAAGTATCTCGTAGCGGGTATTACGCATGGAGAAAAAGAAGGGACCGACTGGATCGGGACATGCCAATGAGCAAGCTGATCGCTCAGTGCCAGCAGGAAACAAAAGAAACCTACGGTTACAGACGCGTCAGGCTGTGGCTGTTACAAAAACACTGCCTTGTTGTCAATCACAAGGCAGTACTTCGGGTGATGCGTAAGTATGGCCTGCTCTCGTCCATTCGCCGCCCTCGTCCGCTGTACCAACGGCAACAGCGGATGAACATCTATGAGAACAAACTGAACAGGGATTTCCATGCAGACAGGCCAAACCAAAAATGGGTAACAGATATCAGTTATATACACACCGGCGAGGGGACACTCTACTTGTCGGCTATCAAGGATTTGTATGACGATTTCATCGTTGCCTACGATATGGGAACCATACAAGACAATGCTCTGGTTTATCGAACCATTCAAAAAGCAAAAAAGGAGGTCGCTGATGGACTGATCCTCCACAGCGACCAAGGGTTCCAATATACCTCGCACGGCTATTTGAACCTAACCAAACAGTACGGCATTCTGCCGTCCATGTCAAGAGCGGCGACACCTCTGGACAATGCCCCTGCTGAAAACTTCTTCGGCATTCTGAAAACCGAGTGCATCTACCGTCAGAAAATTCAGACCATCCACCAAGCACGTCATCTCATTGACCAATACATCCACTTCTACAACTTCGAACGCATCAAGACAAAAAATGGCCATACTCCCTTTCAAATCAGGAGCGGTGGCCGTGTAATTCTAAGCTATCCTACGACAGGGCGTTTCCTGCCTGTCTATTTCCACGGGAGCGGTCTACTTTAG
- a CDS encoding Thoeris anti-defense Tad2 family protein: MDFGQALLALKSDHKIARAVWGNARFLLLINPYGYSVKVNMAINESPLLAFIGLKTPDFFVPWSPEQADLLAHDWIVLDK; encoded by the coding sequence GTGGACTTTGGACAAGCTTTACTTGCTTTGAAAAGTGACCATAAGATTGCTCGTGCAGTATGGGGGAATGCACGGTTCCTACTACTAATAAATCCCTATGGTTATTCGGTTAAGGTTAATATGGCAATTAACGAGAGTCCATTGTTGGCGTTTATTGGGCTAAAAACGCCTGATTTTTTTGTTCCATGGAGCCCGGAGCAGGCAGACTTACTTGCGCATGATTGGATTGTGCTGGATAAATAA
- a CDS encoding N-acetylmuramoyl-L-alanine amidase family protein — translation MAKSVIDPGHAGGRTDPGACNPITGLQEADVNLAVSKLVAHYLDTAGCLVRLTRTEKEQQETDSLQYRCDVANYWGADLFVSLHCNSATNPAAKGFEIYTTKGNTGADRIATCITNQVAATFPELQIRVDWSDGDVDKEENFYVLRYTNAPAVLVEMAFISNPEEAALLADPTWQDEMARAIARGVTDWLSK, via the coding sequence ATGGCTAAAAGCGTAATCGACCCCGGCCACGCCGGCGGGAGAACTGACCCAGGGGCATGCAACCCCATAACCGGTTTGCAGGAAGCGGATGTAAATTTAGCGGTATCCAAGCTTGTGGCACATTATTTGGATACAGCAGGGTGCTTAGTCAGGTTAACCAGGACCGAGAAGGAACAGCAGGAGACTGACAGTCTACAGTACCGGTGTGATGTTGCAAACTACTGGGGCGCTGACCTGTTTGTCAGCCTACATTGTAATTCTGCGACCAATCCAGCAGCGAAAGGATTTGAAATCTATACCACCAAGGGAAATACTGGCGCCGATCGGATCGCAACTTGTATTACTAATCAGGTGGCAGCTACCTTTCCAGAATTGCAAATTCGCGTCGACTGGTCTGACGGGGATGTCGATAAAGAGGAAAATTTTTATGTGCTTAGGTACACTAATGCGCCGGCAGTGCTTGTAGAGATGGCTTTTATCAGCAATCCGGAGGAAGCTGCATTACTGGCAGACCCGACATGGCAGGATGAAATGGCCAGAGCGATTGCCAGAGGTGTGACTGATTGGCTCAGCAAATAA
- a CDS encoding IS110 family transposase, whose translation MSVTQNEKIRQLTESTMVVGVDIASESHWARAFDWRGIELTKAFHFENDAEGFVLLTSWIWDVAAKNSKDQVVIGAEPTGHYWFTLAEYLKDSDIKLVLVNPHHVKKSKELDDNHPSKSDLKDPKVIAKLVLEGRYCEPYIPEGVYADLRIAMNVRERIIREMVIAKNQIQRWLKIYFPEYRSVFVNFSQTGSMAILHEAPFPADLAALGPDGINTIWRRMKLRAVGKKRAQNLYAAAKKSIGCRDGMGAARTELKLLLEDYDAKAQQLAEIMSMIEALCEQIPAVAELMKIPGIGLVTVAGFFAEVGAVRRFDSPRQIQKLAGLAITQNSSGKFKGQTGISRRGRSRLRTVLFRAAIMLVGWHGSPEFRQLHQYYTTREKNPLKKKQSIIAMSCKLIRVFYAVSTKGCAYDPVRLLADIHRNQPQQAA comes from the coding sequence ATGAGTGTAACACAGAACGAAAAAATTCGTCAATTGACAGAAAGCACAATGGTGGTCGGTGTGGATATCGCCAGCGAGAGCCATTGGGCACGAGCGTTCGACTGGCGCGGGATTGAACTGACCAAAGCATTCCATTTTGAAAACGATGCGGAGGGCTTTGTGCTCCTGACCTCATGGATATGGGATGTAGCGGCGAAAAACAGCAAGGATCAGGTTGTCATCGGGGCAGAGCCAACGGGCCACTACTGGTTCACGCTGGCGGAATATCTAAAAGACAGCGACATCAAGTTGGTTTTGGTAAATCCGCACCATGTAAAGAAAAGCAAGGAATTGGATGACAACCACCCGAGCAAGAGCGACCTGAAAGACCCGAAGGTCATTGCCAAATTGGTACTGGAGGGGCGCTACTGCGAGCCATATATCCCAGAGGGCGTATACGCCGACCTACGGATAGCGATGAATGTCCGTGAGCGTATTATCAGGGAGATGGTGATAGCGAAGAATCAAATCCAGCGGTGGCTGAAAATTTATTTTCCCGAATATCGAAGTGTCTTTGTAAATTTCAGCCAAACTGGTAGTATGGCGATCCTGCATGAAGCCCCCTTTCCCGCCGACCTGGCTGCTTTAGGGCCGGACGGTATCAACACCATCTGGCGACGCATGAAACTGCGGGCGGTGGGAAAGAAGCGTGCCCAGAACCTGTATGCGGCGGCTAAAAAGAGCATCGGATGCAGGGACGGCATGGGAGCAGCCCGAACAGAATTGAAGCTACTACTGGAAGATTACGACGCCAAGGCCCAGCAGCTTGCGGAAATCATGTCCATGATAGAGGCATTGTGCGAACAAATACCTGCGGTAGCCGAGTTGATGAAAATCCCCGGTATTGGCCTCGTGACCGTGGCCGGGTTCTTCGCAGAGGTCGGCGCCGTCCGACGGTTCGATTCGCCAAGGCAGATTCAAAAGCTGGCCGGTCTTGCCATCACGCAGAACAGTTCCGGCAAATTCAAGGGACAAACAGGCATCAGCAGACGGGGACGCTCCCGGTTGCGAACGGTTTTGTTCCGGGCCGCCATTATGCTGGTTGGATGGCATGGCAGCCCAGAGTTCCGGCAACTGCATCAATACTATACAACCAGGGAAAAGAACCCGTTGAAGAAAAAACAATCCATTATTGCTATGAGTTGTAAGCTCATCCGAGTGTTTTACGCGGTCTCGACAAAAGGCTGCGCTTACGACCCCGTGAGACTGCTTGCGGATATTCATAGGAACCAGCCGCAGCAAGCGGCGTAA
- a CDS encoding IS110 family transposase, with amino-acid sequence MNPLFVGIDVGSRNNAVYIMLPDGSKHSSFSVQNNLGGAQTLSKRVVAALTEKNLSAAVIGMEATSVYGNNLLYFLREDGALGRFERKLHVLNPKQVKKFKDAYSDLPKNDLIDAFVIADNLRFGRITAPVYMDDYRYKALQNLTRARFFAVQNLTREKQRFMNYLFMKCSGLTQEKIFSDNFGATALALFEEFETPDDMANMDIDQLASFIAHKGKNRSPRPLEIAKALQAAARGSYRLPKTVTDSVNQVLALSISSMRAMQSQIKALDKEIQRQFDNIPNTLTSVPGIGPVFSAGIIAEIGDINRFNGQAALAKFAGLAWSQHQSGMFEAHNTRLIRSGNRFLKYYLCEAAHSLVRCDTEYKRYYDLKFKEVNKYQHKRALALTARKLVRLVFRLLKDNRLYKPA; translated from the coding sequence GTGAATCCATTATTCGTTGGCATTGATGTAGGCAGCCGTAATAACGCAGTATACATCATGTTGCCAGACGGCTCCAAACATAGTTCCTTTTCGGTCCAAAACAACCTCGGCGGGGCGCAGACTCTCTCCAAGCGAGTGGTAGCCGCATTGACGGAGAAGAACCTGTCCGCCGCCGTGATTGGCATGGAAGCCACTTCGGTTTACGGCAATAATCTGCTGTATTTCCTGCGGGAAGACGGCGCTCTGGGGCGGTTCGAACGCAAATTGCATGTGCTCAATCCCAAGCAGGTTAAAAAGTTTAAGGATGCCTATTCTGATTTGCCCAAGAACGATCTCATAGACGCCTTCGTCATCGCCGACAATCTTCGCTTCGGCCGGATCACTGCCCCGGTCTACATGGACGATTACCGTTACAAAGCTCTGCAAAACCTAACCCGCGCCCGCTTCTTCGCTGTCCAAAATCTCACACGGGAAAAGCAGCGGTTTATGAACTATCTCTTCATGAAATGCTCCGGTCTCACCCAGGAGAAGATTTTCTCCGATAATTTCGGGGCGACGGCGCTGGCGCTTTTTGAAGAGTTTGAAACCCCAGATGATATGGCCAACATGGATATTGACCAACTGGCTTCTTTTATCGCGCACAAAGGGAAAAATCGCTCTCCGCGACCGCTGGAGATTGCTAAAGCGCTACAAGCTGCCGCTAGAGGCTCTTACCGTCTCCCTAAGACGGTCACTGACTCCGTAAATCAGGTGTTGGCCCTATCCATTTCCTCCATGCGCGCTATGCAGTCTCAGATTAAAGCCCTAGATAAAGAAATTCAGCGCCAGTTTGACAACATCCCCAACACATTGACTTCGGTTCCTGGTATCGGCCCCGTATTTTCCGCTGGTATCATCGCCGAAATCGGCGATATCAACCGTTTTAATGGACAAGCCGCTCTTGCTAAATTTGCCGGCCTTGCCTGGTCTCAGCACCAGTCCGGTATGTTTGAAGCTCACAATACCCGCCTCATCCGCTCTGGCAACCGTTTCCTCAAATACTACTTGTGTGAAGCCGCCCATTCTCTCGTGCGTTGCGACACGGAGTACAAGCGCTACTATGACCTTAAATTCAAAGAGGTCAACAAGTATCAGCATAAACGCGCACTCGCTTTAACTGCCAGAAAATTGGTCAGGTTAGTCTTTCGACTGCTGAAAGATAACCGGCTTTACAAACCGGCGTAG
- a CDS encoding HD domain-containing phosphohydrolase: MLFTIHPSNLVCALSVAFELSTGGLSQHHWRTALIANKIAKHIGLDEGQRQIVVYASLLHDIGAVSSWSEKKRLLTFKAGEDIFRHAETGYELLKDSQQFSMLAETIRHHHDNWDGSNPSGLAGKAIPITSRIINLADRLEILLKDHIYIFEQRPDVLSAIRELSGSYFDPELVRALHEFARQESFWLDLSNPHYYQNFFRQIDIYGRMVFNMDDVVNIGEIFATIIDRTSCFTGMHSRSVSLVAAFLAQAKGYSQEEVKLMKIAGLFHDLGKLAIPNEILEKPGKLTSTEFSIIKQHPYYTYRILEKIDGFSTVAEWAAFHHETLDGSGYPFRIQAPSLRLGSRIVGVADVFVALTENRPYRRPLALAEVEKIMQGMVNNRKLDGNVVSDLFGNSANIRTLVDQISEWSWSASQSCQY, encoded by the coding sequence TTGCTGTTTACTATCCACCCGAGTAATTTAGTATGTGCTTTGTCTGTAGCCTTTGAACTTTCGACAGGCGGGTTATCCCAGCACCACTGGCGTACAGCGCTCATTGCCAACAAAATTGCTAAACATATTGGGCTGGATGAAGGCCAGCGGCAAATCGTAGTATATGCTTCGTTGCTGCATGATATTGGTGCAGTATCTAGCTGGTCGGAGAAGAAAAGATTGCTTACCTTTAAAGCCGGAGAAGATATTTTTCGTCATGCCGAAACCGGTTATGAGCTGCTAAAGGATTCACAGCAGTTTAGTATGCTGGCCGAAACCATTCGCCATCATCACGATAACTGGGATGGTTCCAATCCGTCCGGCCTTGCCGGGAAAGCCATTCCTATAACCAGCAGAATTATCAATTTGGCAGATCGCCTGGAGATACTGCTCAAGGACCACATTTACATATTCGAGCAGCGTCCTGACGTTTTATCTGCTATTAGAGAACTAAGTGGCAGCTATTTCGACCCCGAGTTAGTACGGGCCCTGCACGAATTTGCCCGCCAGGAAAGCTTTTGGCTGGATTTGTCCAATCCCCATTATTATCAGAACTTTTTCCGGCAGATTGATATCTATGGGCGAATGGTCTTTAATATGGATGATGTTGTTAATATTGGTGAAATTTTTGCCACCATTATTGACCGAACCAGCTGTTTCACCGGTATGCATTCCCGCAGTGTTTCCCTGGTAGCGGCCTTTTTGGCTCAGGCCAAGGGCTACAGTCAGGAGGAAGTCAAGCTAATGAAAATTGCGGGTTTATTTCATGATTTGGGCAAACTGGCTATACCGAATGAAATCCTGGAAAAACCGGGCAAGCTAACCAGTACCGAGTTTTCTATTATCAAGCAGCATCCATACTATACGTACCGCATCTTGGAGAAAATAGACGGATTTTCAACAGTAGCCGAATGGGCGGCTTTTCATCATGAGACCTTAGACGGCTCAGGCTATCCTTTCCGGATACAAGCGCCTTCGCTGCGTCTGGGCTCCAGAATAGTGGGTGTAGCCGATGTGTTTGTCGCCCTGACTGAAAATAGACCGTATCGCCGGCCGCTGGCTTTAGCGGAAGTCGAAAAGATTATGCAGGGAATGGTAAATAACCGTAAGCTTGATGGTAATGTGGTATCCGATTTGTTCGGTAATTCTGCCAATATCCGTACCCTTGTGGATCAAATTTCCGAATGGAGCTGGTCAGCGAGCCAATCTTGCCAATATTGA
- the nrdD gene encoding anaerobic ribonucleoside-triphosphate reductase yields MIINGVNVVADSEITEEEIRAIVAEELQLWKKRNKELAQVQLKIEGEEIIVKAVERSPIKRVRRITGYLSTEDRFNSAKQAELSDRHAHV; encoded by the coding sequence ATGATTATTAATGGGGTAAATGTTGTGGCAGATTCAGAAATTACGGAAGAGGAGATCAGGGCCATTGTTGCTGAAGAACTGCAGCTGTGGAAGAAACGGAATAAAGAACTTGCCCAGGTGCAGTTAAAGATAGAAGGGGAAGAGATTATCGTTAAAGCCGTTGAGCGTTCACCGATTAAGCGGGTACGCCGGATAACCGGATACCTTAGTACCGAGGATCGCTTTAATTCTGCCAAACAGGCTGAACTGTCAGACAGACACGCGCACGTGTAG
- the dmpG gene encoding 4-hydroxy-2-oxovalerate aldolase: protein MNNHKIILTDVTMRDGMHAMAHQFSTDDMAIIAQALDEAGMDIIEVTHGDGLGGHSLQYGLAKHTDAEYLEAVSSKIKKAKLSVLLIPGIGTIHDLKAAMKYGIKTVRVCTHCTEADVSAQHIAFARENGLDTVGFLMMCHMISPAELVKQAKLMESYGANCVYATDSSGNLTPAGVTARISALREALSPAVQVGFHAHENLSLSVANSIAAIEAGAGRIDVSLAGLGAGAGNTPAEALVAVCRKLEIPVGADLYKLADAADKLVRPRMTHPVQVDGKSLMIGYAGVYSSFLLHAERAAARYGVDTRDILLELGRRKMVGGQEDMIIDVALDIANHVR, encoded by the coding sequence ATGAATAATCACAAGATTATCTTAACCGATGTAACCATGCGGGACGGCATGCATGCCATGGCGCATCAGTTTTCCACCGACGATATGGCCATTATTGCCCAGGCGCTTGACGAAGCAGGCATGGATATTATTGAAGTTACCCATGGTGATGGACTGGGCGGACATTCGCTGCAATATGGCCTGGCTAAACATACAGATGCTGAATATCTGGAAGCCGTATCCTCAAAAATAAAGAAGGCTAAGCTTTCGGTACTGCTCATTCCCGGTATCGGCACCATCCATGACCTGAAAGCTGCCATGAAATACGGAATCAAAACAGTACGTGTCTGCACCCATTGCACCGAAGCCGATGTTTCGGCCCAGCATATTGCTTTTGCGCGGGAAAACGGTTTGGACACTGTTGGTTTTCTGATGATGTGCCATATGATATCACCGGCAGAACTGGTGAAACAGGCTAAATTAATGGAATCCTATGGAGCTAATTGCGTTTATGCCACCGACTCCTCCGGCAATTTAACTCCCGCAGGTGTGACCGCACGCATTAGTGCCTTGCGCGAAGCCTTGTCACCGGCAGTACAGGTTGGTTTCCATGCACACGAAAATCTTTCCTTATCAGTGGCCAACAGTATTGCGGCCATCGAAGCCGGTGCCGGGCGGATTGACGTATCACTGGCAGGTCTGGGTGCCGGTGCGGGTAATACGCCGGCAGAAGCGCTGGTTGCTGTGTGCCGGAAGTTGGAGATACCTGTGGGAGCCGATTTATATAAGCTGGCAGATGCCGCAGACAAGTTAGTTCGTCCGCGGATGACTCATCCCGTACAGGTGGACGGCAAATCGCTTATGATCGGCTATGCCGGGGTATATTCCAGCTTCCTGCTGCACGCCGAGCGGGCGGCTGCCAGGTACGGTGTTGATACGCGTGATATTCTGCTAGAACTAGGACGGCGAAAAATGGTTGGCGGCCAGGAGGATATGATTATTGATGTAGCGTTGGACATTGCCAACCATGTCCGGTAA